TCGTCTTTTctaatctcagacaatgggggcatattgctaggacccgcacctatatcgagaacggagccctgaaagtaaaggagagcgcactgcgcatgcgcagccgacctccattcatttctatggggccgattaaaatagccgagcgctggctcggctattgccgtctgccccatagaaatgactggGAACATGGGCCGCGTATGCGCGGcacgttcccattcacttctatgagagaggcggggattagcgcttggtggtggacggactccggtatatctggggtcctccagccacagcgctccccgcttctTTCTCGATATagttgcgggtcccagcggtgggacccgcacctatcagacaatgggggcatatcctagcaatatgccccaattgtctaagatgggaataccccttcaagGTGTTTGACCCTTTATATTTGctcattcttaggcctcatggtacacatccgagccgcagtatttgcggattggatgcggacccattcacttcagcactccgtgtgttgtccacatccgtttctccgttccgtggtttgcaaaaaaatatataacctgtcctattgtccgttttgaggacaagaataggcagttatattaatggctgtccgcgccgttctGCAATCATccgtgtttttgcggaccgcaaaacacacaacggccgTACGCATGAGGATAAGTGAAGGATAACTAGGTCATTGATTGTACTATCAATACTTTATTGATTGGCAAAGTTGATACCACATTTTATAGTCACGTGGAAGTTGTTGGACATCTATATAACCTACTGTATATGTCGAGCCACCCTTAGTAAGTGGCCAATTGTTCTTTACTTGATTTAATTTTGCTgatatttttttgtctgttataaaaaaataaaataacgcatttgtatgtttttttttgcaaaagataCTATAATACAAAGacaattatgcaaaaaaaaaacataagaaatGTCAGCTCCTCCGAGAAGACGGCTGTGCGAGGTTATTGTTTTGTGTGCCAGAAAAGATAGATTTCTGCGGCTCGTTTGCAGGATTGGATTTTTTTTGTCCACGTTTCTGCTGTTTTTCTGGCAAAACCTGGAGCGTTCCTGCTGCTGGAGACAGTCAGCCGTTACGGGGCCAAAAATCCGGCTGTAAACAAATCGTTATCGGAATGAATTATTGTTCCCTTGCAGCAGATAAAGAGTAAAAAGAATAAATCTTGTGTGAAGTCGTTAATCTGCCAGATATGGACTACAACCCTCATCGGTGGCAGCGTGCCTTATAGCTAATCAGCCGCCATGAAGCAGAGGGTTAATATGGGTGTTCACTGCTTTTCTATACAGTAATACAATTAAGTAAGGTGTCATCGCCCTCTGGGGGCCACAAGAACACCCTTAGGCCTTCATTTAGTGACTGGACCCTGTGGCCATATGCGTCGTATACGCCAAAGGTGATCTGCATGAGGCCTACCATGGAAGGGACGGTCTAGGGTGTTAACCACAGCAGCCCCGTGCTAAGAACACTGGAATGTGACTGGTCCATAATAGAAGAGGCCACCAACCTGTGGAACTTTAgacgttgcaaaactacaaccacCAGACCGCCCTGGCAGTCTCTggttgtcagggcatgctgggaattgtagtcttGCTACAGGCTGGACACCATTGAAACCCAACTACAGGGCACAGTCCTACACTCGGGTGCAATGGGAAAGGTTTCACATACAGGAATAGGTCTCCCCCGGGCAGGGTCTACACCACAAACCCGATCTGGTCTGCAGGAGACAACGCAATAGATTTCTGTATTTCGGGAATTCTCAGCAGCTCTTATCACAACAAGCAGAGAATTTCCCAGGAAATCAGCCGAGTACGGAAGGACGTGACCAGCAAACGTACAGGGGCCGGAGGTCACTGGTTCATGCAAATCTGTACGAGTTCATTGAAACCAGGGTCGTGGTCATTTACACAAGCGCCAGAAAAGGcgcaagttaggcctcatgcatgcaaacagcgggtccgcaatatatgtggGTGCATTCCCTTGAGTGGCTCTGCAATCCGGTACGGAGCGGAAGGCCACGAATGCACTACAGAGTGTTTCCGTGGCATTTCGGTCCGCGCCTTCActccacaaaaaaagaaaatagaacatgctctatttttttgcggtgcattcGCCAGCGCAGGCCACACAGACCCGCAATTTGcattcgtgtacatgagcccttaaaggggttgtccacacaGGACAACCAGACGGACATCTGAGATAGAGAGGAGAGTCCTGCAGCTGTAAACCCCTAGTGCCCATCTATGGGGGAGAGGGATCAGGCGGTTACATTTCAACATGACCGAGCCTTTTGTTGGGAGGAAAGATGCCTGGCAGCGACTTCACCCCCTCCCCCTACGGAGAACATGCGCATGCTCAGCTGAGCCGAGCGTGCATGTGTATGAGGGCGTAGGGGGGAAGCCTCTGGCTGACAGCAGTCTAATGTGTCTGGGCGGCCATAGAGTCTGAtcattctgggtctacaaatatcCGTGAACTAAAAGGTGGAGCTGATAAAACCGCCACGTGCTAGAAATGCTGACTGTGCTGCTTACTGGAAAGAACGAGCACCGCCTCGTCTCAGCTCAGCAAGTGGCATTCATCACGTAGAGGAAGttcctaatgtattgggattctccatattgcttcctttgctggttggattcatttcACCATCACATTACAAACTGCTCGTCTCCATGGTTACGACCGCCCTGTAAATCCAGCAgccgtggtcgtgcttgcacactacaggaaaaggcTGGAAATGTGCacaggccggtgctttttcctatagtgggcAAGCACGACCACGGCTGTTGgatttacagggtggtcgtaaccatggagacGATAAgggtacaatgtgatggaaaaatgaatccagccagcaaaggaggcagcaCGGAGAATCACagcacattagtaagtgtcttgtattaactttctctgcgtgATAAATGCCATTGGCGGACgtcagacgacccctttaaaaaggGCGAATTCACACGGATTTCTGCAAGTCTCATGCAGATGGATGGGACAGTCGCCGAAATGTCTGCAACAATATAAGATCTCCACCCCGCGCACCCGAGGGAATTGCATCCAATGATCAGGAGCAGAGAGACGATTCCTCGTAGCCCCCCTATTAGCCATTCCGCAGTCCCGTGCTGTTTCAGGACAGTCTGCTGCTGCTCCAGACAGAATGCAGGCTGCTTCATACACAGTGGAGATGTCACGTCCTCtacatcagtgtttcccaaccagtgtgcctccagctgttgcaaaactacaactcccagcatgcccggacagcctttggctgtgcgggcatgctgggagttgtagttgggcatgctgggagttgtagttttgcaacagctggaggcacactggttgggaaacactgctctacatCATTACTGGATCATTCCCACCAGATTCTGGTATAGCTACCAGTGAGGGATTGTTATTCATGCATTTCTCtatctgttctgaaactacaactcccagaatgctccattgacttctatgcagGAACGGCCGAGCATgtcggatgctgggagttgtaatttcacaGCAGGTGGagcgccagaggttgctgatccctggtccatCTCTGGTTGTGAATGTGCCGACCGGACGTCTCTGCAAATGCTTGTCAGTGTAAAGAGCGGACGCTTCACAGATCGCAGCTTCCTGGGGGGACCCTGCAGGGCATCAATATCAGAGCAGTGGAGGGCCGGCTCCCAGCTCCAGATGTTTAAAGGGCCACAACCCCTCTATATTACcaggcacagcaccatacattgtgcaGAACATGTCATGCACTGCTCcctggatattgatgacctgtaggGGAGACAGGTTATCAGTTCTGAAGTTAGACCAGAGGACTGCAATACTTCAGTTCCCCTGCGGTGGCGCTGCAGAGAAACGGAACATTTGCCGCCAATCTCTCGATCAGGTCGCTGGTTGACCCCATGATCAGTTGGGGACCCCTCAGACAAAGTGATCTGAGCTACAGCTACAGCCGAGGAGTTACCACTGAGCCCCTCAGAAGGATGGCGCTGGGGCAGCAGGCCTCATACATGACACCGTTCAGGCTCCCAGAGGGGAGTCTGGAATGGGAGACTCCCCTCTAAGACGACCTTATGCCCTgacctgagacaacccctttagggtgctttcacactagcgttattcttttccggcactgagttccgtcctaggggctcaatactggaaaagaacggatcagttttatccccaggcattctgaatggagagcgatacgttcaggatgcatcaggacgtcttcagttcagtctttttgccttttcaggacggagataatactgcagcatgctacggttttatctctggccaaaattccggaacacttgccggatccggcattttttcccattgccaagtgttccggcaaacggatccagcattgtgcaagctcagaccgcaaaaaaaaaaattaagaaataaaATGCtgaatccgtttttccggatgacaccggagagacggatccggcatttcaatgcatttgtcatacggatcaggatcctgatccgtctgacaaatgccatcagtttgcatacattcTGACAGATCCAGCGACCGGCCTTGCTTCAGACTGCGCATGGAGACGCATAGGTCCTCAGCCGAGCTGTATACGATGAGCGCGCTTGCTTCGTGTTGCAATGGAACAATtagaaaaaactaaaactttgcaATAGTGAAATCTCCTTAAAGTGGCGCCCAGGAACATGCCCTCTGCTCGGTTATATGGGGGATATTCCACATGTTAACAATTTGGCAGGATGCTTCACCCCAGCATACAGCAGCCAAGACCTCAGCTCCCTGGCTTTGGGGCTTGAGTGCACTGAAACATGAAATGTCAGGTTATTCTGGAGCGGTCTTCCCCCTTAAGGGCTTGCCCctccgtgcctgtgctgtggaccgcaaagggcttgttcacacgaacgtatgggttgccgtattgcggagcgcatatgcggatccgcaataaacagacaccgttccgtgtgcattccgcatcacggatgcagacccattcaattgaacGGGTCCGCAAATCTAGAGATGCGGAGTGGAACAGAAGCACGTAacggaaacccacggaagcactacggagtgcttctgtggggttccgttccgcacaaagatagaacatgtcctatctttttgcggaacgaggAATGCGGACCAATTCcaggtgaatgggtctggatccgtcccggagGCCTCATGAACGttctccgtgcattgcggaccacaaattgcggcccCAATGCACAAATcggaagccatacgttcgtgtgaacaagccctaagctgTAGGAATATCAGTTCGCTGCCAGGATTTGCACAGTAAAGTGCAGCTCCACATCCGGAGGAATCTGACAGAGACCAGGGGGTTGTCCCATTCGTGGCCGTGGTCCTGGTTCAGCTTCATACAGCGCAGCAAACTGGTATTTGTGAAGGAAGTCGTTATCTACAGGAGCAGATACTGGAACTGCTGGTTAAAGGGACAGAGCAGCATTTAGAGGAGGGGAGAGCTTCCATACTGAAGCCGAGACGTCTCTTCCCTTCGGTTAAAGACAATTGCGCACACGAGTACGGATCACATCGGAAGGAGCGAAAGTTCAGAAGACACACAAGATGCTTTGTGTCCGACCTACACCTCCCTGCTATTCCATAGACTAGATTTGCTGTGAAAATATAATTCACAGCAACAACTCCCTGAAAACAGGACACATGCTCTCCCTTCACGTATCGGGTGTGAGGTGCCCAAGGACGGGTCATCAACAAACACGCAGGAAAACCCCAGGGGAAATGCAGTTTTTGGGCGGGACGGATTTTAAGCGCGTTGTATCCCACGGTTTCTGCTGCAGGTTTTCATCTTGAATAGCGCAGTCCTGTTCCTGGTTTAGGGGTCCATGCGGTAACAGCACCGAGACGTGTACGTTGTCGCCATGGTCTGGAAAACCTGAAAGAAAAATAATCCTCAGCGACGTGAACTGCGGAACGGCCTCCCACTGAAAACGGGAGGAGGTTTTAGTGAAGATTTCTGCACCAAATACATGCTGAAAAAAGTCATGTGACTGCGGGATCAGCCTGCACCGGGAAGCCTTTTAATATGGAGGCACACAGGTCTGCCTAGGAGCTGTGTGCCCCAAAGACTGTGCTGTGGGTTCCATCTCATCCACACTGCCGGGACAACTGACCGCAACTAATGTTACCCCTCAAAAGCCAAAAAGGGGAAGCCAACTTTACAATCATGTCAAATAAAGGAGGCGACCATGCATTATACCTGTCctaccgttttgtgtatacagctcctatgaaGACCTACGTGTCTCCATACTGGAAGACGGCCCAGCGCTCCCTCTCTGGGGCGTGCCAGCCCTAAAATGCGCAGAAAACTTTTCAAGAAGTCAGAAGCAAATGGCATCAACCATAACAAAATATCATACACAAAGAAGAGGCAACAGAGGAAACCGATGGCTTTGGTCTCACATCCAGCGGTCGGACCCAGTACAAACTCTGATACCGCTGTGGGAGGAGCTGCCAGGACAGGAACCCCCAGCATCCGCCATTACACCTACAATATATACTGCATACCAGGAGGGCGATTCTCCTGAATTTCCACATTCCTCAGAAGGGATGGGCCATCTAAAAGAGAACcatgtcaggctactttcacacttgcggcagagtgatccagaaAGCagttccgtcaaaacgtatgccaactgatggcatttgtaagactgatcaggatcctgatccgtatgataaatgcattgaaatgccggatccgtctttccagtgtcatccagaaggacggatccggcactaatacattcctatggggaaaagaatgacggatccggcattcaggcaagtgttcagttttttttgtccgGAGATAAAACGGTAgcgtgctgcggtattatctccatcctgatcagtcaaaaagactgaactgaagacgtcgtgatgcatcctgagcggatcgctctccattcagaacacatggggataaaactgatcagttattttccggtatggagcccctaggacggaactcagtgccgggaaagaataacgccagtgtgaaagtgcccAAGAGGATGCATCTTCCACTGGCCTCAATGACTCCCATACTGGACCCTACATACCTCTTGGCTGGACAGATGTGGGTCACATGGCCTGTTCTTGGCCAATAAAGCTGAGACGGGGTCACCAGGATCAGGACAGGGGTTAATGAGGGCGTTCAGGAGATGAAATGGCACCCACCTACATAGGGTTGTTCAGGGTTTCCAGAAACTTGAAGGGGatgtccaggatttttatattgatggcctatccccagAACAGTCCatggtctgacaccctgcacccccactgatctgctGTAGGCCCAGAAGTAAAGAACTCCGGCCATTTTGTAGTGGATAGAGCCGGTAACTGCAACGCTGCTCCCATCGAAGCGAATGGTAACTAGCTGCATCCACTGCACAACATGGGAGTTCTGGCGCCAGCTCTCGGCACAGCATGGGTGCCGGGTGCCAGGTCCCCCATTAATCTGATATTGACAGCCTACCTTTAAAACAGGCCattgaacaatccctttaaaaacagggaatggtacaacataatgGATCTGGTGGTCTTCATTGATCCTGCAGTAATGATGTCACCGTACGTCATTCAAGtgactgctgcaaccaatcactggcctcagtggtcacatgaaTGACGTCTTAGTGGCAGGACTGGTGAGTGCTAGCGAATTTAAAGGGTAAGTAACTTACTTTTTATGATGTACCATTTCTGAaaatcctgaacaacccctttaaggaagctcTTTGTATAAGACATGTATCCTCTTAAAGCCTCTATCCTGATAGGTCAGTAGTAAATACTGGAGCAACTTTCCTTACAACTCTGAGGTCGAGTCACCCCTCAGTTATTCTTCCTGGAAATTCATGACCGAATTGACAACtgttggcaattcattcatacgtTTCCAGTAGGAACAGCAGAGGATTGATAGCACATAGTTCTAAGAACAGAGGCACTGGTATTCCACGAGGGGGTTCGAGAATTTGCTAAGACATTGTAGGATAGCAGAGAGAGACAACTATTCACTGGGGGCATGCTCCTCTGTAGGCTTCTTAGAATAGCGCCACCCCTGTCCCCAGGTTGGGTCTGGTACTGAAGCTCAGCCCTATTCCTTCAATGGaaccaagctgcaataccaggcacccaCGGACAGGTGGGGTGAgccgtttgtttgtttttttggggggggggagaaagcaGCCctgttttctaatcctggacaacccctttaaagggaacccgtcaccaggattttgtgtatagagcggaggacatgagttgctagatcgccgcacatctgcaatacccagtccccatagctctgtgtgcttttattgtgtaaaaaacccgatttgatacatatgcaaattaacataagagtcatatcttacttgtgtgaccggagaagagtcatattttcaagctctgactcttctcaggttaatttgcatatgtatcaaatcggtttttatacacaataaaagcacacagagctatggggactgggtattgcggatgtgctagcggccatatagcaacccatgtccgcagctctatagacaaaatcccggtgacaggttccttttaagggcTGAGCAACAATTAAAATAATCAGTCACAGCCTTCCTAGAATACAATATACAATACAACACATGTAATGCAGTTCTCATAGCCTTCAGAGGAGAACCTCCGAGGTTAGGCATGCAGGGTCCCCATATAACGTAGCGGGGGGGAGGTATCCAAATACTAGACCCTCACCCTTGGAGCAGACCCCCTGAGACGCAGCGACCGCACTGCCCAGGATCACTTCATAATCATTTATTTTGAAAAGGATTTGGATGGCCGTGTTACAGATAATGCGAATCTGAAATTAGTATCAAGAAATAAAAGAAGGCAGAAATCAAGTTTTTCTCTTCTGGTCGGATTCCACCCGGACAGAAACGACGGACGATCAGGGGACAACATGGGACGAAAATTGGTTATTGAGATGACAGCATAAACCCGGAGAGGCGCTCCGCCATATAGTACAAACTTAGAAAGACGGGAGGAGGTCACTGCAGTCTGCGATAGCTCTTACATAACTCGTGGTCTCTAATGTCGCCCCATCCCCCGTTTTTCACGTGAGGCGACAAGGCCGCCATGGAGTATCGCTTGCTGATCACCAGGTTTTCGGGGAACAGGTAATCCTGGTTGCCTGTGAACAGAGCCTCCAGTTTGGCACTTTCCGTCGTCGGTTTACATGATTTCTTATGGTGCATTCCACAGCTTCCCGTGTGATAAATCCTGGGAACCTCGGGGACCAGAACCTTCAAGAACTTAGGAAGACAAGTGACAGTCAGATGCTGGAGGGTCCAGTCCCAGTTATAGTCGTCGTAAGAGCAAAACGCGTCCGTGCACTGGATGAGTCTCTGGTAGGTGTCCCTGCTCATGGCCATCCCCATGTTGTGTTCTGTCGACTTCCAAGTCTTCACCTCCACTTTATCTGCTTTCTCGGAGAAGGTCTGGAGACGGGTGTAGGTCCCGAGGGTCAAGACGTCACAATCGGGGCATTCCTCGTTCTTCCTGCTCCACATCTTCTTGAGGACGTAATAAAAGTCGGGGGCCAGGTAATGATCTTCTTCGATTAACAGGACCAGACCCTTGTGGTCTTTCAAGGCCTTGATCTTCTCCCAGACGAAGTGCAGCTTCCACCACCAGTGATGCTTCGTCTGGGAGAACTTGGCTTCTCTGTAATGTCCGAACGAGTCGGGGTATTCGGCGTTGATGCAGCCGAGCCGGATGGCGTCCTTCTTCTCGATGTCTCTGGGACAATCCTTAGGGTCATGCCCCGGGAATTCATTCGGGTAGAGCTGGATGCTGAAAGGGAAAAATATCTGAAGCACTTGACAAAAATCCACACCGGCGACAATCTGGTTAATTTCCGGCGACCAGTAGTCGTGGCTGAATATCAACAAGACGTTCTCTATGCCCTTGGCTCTGCGCAGAGACTCCAGGAGGTAGCGCAAGTACTCGGGACGATTGTGCACCTGCACTACGATCACTACATCGTCCACAGGACGTTTTATGGTGTCCGCATTTTTAACGGTTTGGTCAAAGTTAAGCTGGAAAACCACCGATCTGTACACCAGGGTCATGTTATCCACTTCCGGCTTCTGTACTTTCTCCGCCGCGGACTCGTTGGCCATTTTCCTGATCCCCGGTGACacatgcgccctgccgtgcggcttctCCAGCTCAGCGTCTTGCACAGCGTCTTTCTTTTGTTTCCCGCTGCTCCACAGGGCCAAGCCGCAGGCTACCACCACCAGAGCGAGGACGACGACTTTCCTTTTATATATTCGGCACCTCATGATCTGCAGCAGTTGGAGGGAGGGAAGTTGTTGGAGTAACGCACACAGGGCCTGCCTGTGCGATCCAAATCAAAGCCCAGACGGAAACATTAAAAAGAACAAATCTCTTTGGCTAACTCATCTTCCCATCTGACGAGGATATGAGTCGCAGCTCCATGTGGGCGATCAGATGCATCCCTTATCCGTCCCGGCCTCGCGCACAGCTCAGCGGCTGGGAACGGGCTCCATTAAACATCTGCTACTTCAGGACACGCTCCCCCTGCAAAGAAAGAGAATAAAGATAATCCTGGGAATGAACGGTAAAGCCTGCACATAGGACATGACAGAAGACGGAGACCTCAGAAGGGGTCACCGGTGAGGACACGTGAGCCTTCATCATGCCCGAGTGAACCTAAAGAGGCCGGGGGAGTAGAGATGCCCGCTGCCCCTTCTTTCTAGTCTCCACTCACAAACTTGAGGGCAACACACGTGTCAGAAGTTCCTTGGACCTAAACTTGAGATAGGAGGAGGATAATAACGGATGAGCCGCGGCGCCATCAGGTAGGACCCCAACTAAGTGTCTTCAGGAAGATGTTGCTGCGGCTCATCGCGCGTTATCTTCCTCCTATCTCAACTCGTCATCCTGCACGCAGCGCCAGCATCATATGCTACACGCAGGTTCGGATGTTGCGCTCCTAGAAGAACCCCACAAGGTGAGCGCCACTGATTTGGTCTGTCTCCATCATTCCCATAGCGCTCTCGTCTTCTCTAATTTCAGTTGAACCTAAACTTACACTTTTAAAATGTTGTCCAactttatgtttgttttttttaaatatcccaCCACATTCAGAGGAACCTGTCGATGGACGCACACTTACCTTCTCGGCTCCATGGGTCCCTGCAGGTAAACCTCCTACATGGATGGGGTCACATTCGCCCCTGAAGCCAATGACGTGTCACTATGGATGATGTGCCTCGCCACAGaggccagccattggctgcagcagcgcatGTGAACAGTGAAGGCAGCAGTGGACCAACAGAGCCGGAGCACAGATTTTGTGTGGGGGAGGGGGCGTCGGGAGCTTGGGATACTCAAATTATAGAAGTTCAAgctggacaacgcctttaagaAACCACAAGTCATTTCTCAGCGGAACTTTCTGATCACAAATTTGCTTGCATCAAGCAGACGTCTAACCTCTACAGCGCGCACATCTCACAGTGAGCGCGCATACAGCCCATCTGTAGCAGACCGCCACCGGGACATGCTCACCGCCATACAGAGAACCAATGCAGCTGAGATGGCAACACACTGCACCAAGAACAGAGCTGcgatgatacaatgtatcactgacTGCCATGCAGACGGCATGCACCACATACACATGGGCGCCCTCTGTCCGTATGTCTTATAATATCACACTAATCTCCTTTTCCAAAAGCCCCTGAACTATTTGTGGTAGGCCCCTGTACGTTTCATCATAAGTCACCGCCTGCGACGGAAAAGAAACCCAAGTGTGCAACCAAGGTATCTCCCACGGGAACAAAAGATTggccatgttgaaatccaacagcccgATCCCTCCCTATGCTAATATCGGTCATCAGGGGAGAGTCTAGTGACCCCCATACTCCTCATTAGATGGTCAGACAATCCCGCCAAAAAGAGCAGGTTCGGATgatatttacttaaaggggtattccgggagCCAAAACCCGTAACTCACCTGTCAAAGCAAGTGTGCAATGTACTTACTGTTCCAAAGTCATGTAGATCAGCCTCTCAGGAACCCAGTCAGGTAGCGCTCCTCTTCTGGAAATTCTGCCGGCGCCTCGTCCTTTACCAGGTTTGCGGACGGGTCCAGAACTCCTCCTCTCTCTGGAGCATGCGCAGATGATGTGGATTCAGGAGTTGAGCATGCGCAGGGAGAGGAGCGGTTCTGGCCAGAAACCTGGTAGGACTTTCAGAAGAGGAGCGTCACATGACGCTGAGATAAGCGCATTAGAAACTTTCTTCAGGCGAGTGACGAGTAACtacaaggggttgtccagtttcaagAGGAACCCTGACAACTCTGGGGATCAACCTGCAATAAAGAACAGGTGACTACTTACCTGCTCCGGTTCTCACACTAAAGCCGGGAGAACCCGTCAGGTAAGTAGCCAGCTACTCTTTATCACAGGTGGATCCGTTTCCTCTTGACGACCCCTTTACGTTGGGTTTTCAGAAAccccctggaaaacccctttcgaAAAGCGTACGTCTTCCCTCGCATCCTGTATCACACTCCGCTCAATTCTGCCGGCTTCAGAGCTGTAATCTCTCAGCATTTCCTGCCTGGGAGGGCACAGAGGTCGGATGCAGAGACATCAAGCCTCCCCCCTGGATTACAGGCGCTCAGCCAAACCATTACACAGTTTCCAATGGTATCCAGCAGAATaaggaatgcagctctggagtacaatacaagTCTAATCACAAAGTTACTGAACTTTTCCTGTAGATGAGGTGTATATAAGGGTAGAGCAGAGCGGGGCGCGGGGGGCACGGCGGTGACAAGCTCGCTGGAGGTCTGTCCTTACCATAAAGCGCGCCCACCGTAATTTAAAGGGGAAGTATTAAAAAGGGTCACCCCTGTGCTCTGCCCGGGCCCTAGGGGgcgctcccccccaaaaaaaaaatcccacctCAGCAGTGGTCAGGGACACACTCCAGACTGGGAGCACTGGTTCTACCtgctgccatccacagccccgggCAGGACGTGCCCCCAGCTGCCGCCCAGGATACAGAGAGCGGGGGGGGGGAACCAACAACCCCCATCAGGCACGCCACGTCATCACCAAGCCCTCAGACGTGCCAGGCGGAACCCCGGCCCCGGTCACCTCACCTGAGGCTCGTGCTGCCGTCCTCCTGTCAGCTCCGCGCTCGAGTCCCCGCCACCCCACCGCGAGCTCTGACCCAGCAGCGTCTCCCCCGCCGGCTCCGCCCCCTCACCGCTTCCATTCGCTGGCACAGGTCGTGACGTACCGCTGCGGATTGGGAGCCACTCGCGACATCAGACGTAGGGTAAAAAGGGTTAACAGGGCACGTCTACGCCGATTGGACAA
The sequence above is drawn from the Bufo bufo chromosome 11, aBufBuf1.1, whole genome shotgun sequence genome and encodes:
- the MGAT2 gene encoding alpha-1,6-mannosyl-glycoprotein 2-beta-N-acetylglucosaminyltransferase, giving the protein MRCRIYKRKVVVLALVVVACGLALWSSGKQKKDAVQDAELEKPHGRAHVSPGIRKMANESAAEKVQKPEVDNMTLVYRSVVFQLNFDQTVKNADTIKRPVDDVVIVVQVHNRPEYLRYLLESLRRAKGIENVLLIFSHDYWSPEINQIVAGVDFCQVLQIFFPFSIQLYPNEFPGHDPKDCPRDIEKKDAIRLGCINAEYPDSFGHYREAKFSQTKHHWWWKLHFVWEKIKALKDHKGLVLLIEEDHYLAPDFYYVLKKMWSRKNEECPDCDVLTLGTYTRLQTFSEKADKVEVKTWKSTEHNMGMAMSRDTYQRLIQCTDAFCSYDDYNWDWTLQHLTVTCLPKFLKVLVPEVPRIYHTGSCGMHHKKSCKPTTESAKLEALFTGNQDYLFPENLVISKRYSMAALSPHVKNGGWGDIRDHELCKSYRRLQ